A single region of the Vidua macroura isolate BioBank_ID:100142 chromosome 12, ASM2450914v1, whole genome shotgun sequence genome encodes:
- the AP3B2 gene encoding AP-3 complex subunit beta-2 isoform X4, with protein sequence MAASPAYGEEKGGSSSLGEPEYGHDPASGGIFSSDYKRHDDLKEMLDSNKDSLKLEAMKRIVAMIARGKNASDLFPAVVKNVACKNIEVKKLVYVYLVRYAEEQQDLALLSISTFQRGLKDPNQLIRASALRVLSSIRVPIIVPIMMLAIKEAASDMSPYVRKTAAHAIPKLYSLDSDQKDQLIEVIEKLLADKTTLVAGSVVMAFEEVCPERIDLIHKNYRKLCNLLIDVEEWGQVVIINMLTRYARTQFLSPNQNQESLLEENTEKAFYGSEEEDAKDAKAEAASLAKRKPYVMDPDHRLLLRNTKPLLQSRNAAVVMAVAQLYFHLAPKAEVGVIAKALVRLLRSHSEVQYVVLQNVATMSIKRRGMFEPYLKSFYIRSTDPTQIKILKLEVLTNLANETNISTILREFQTYIRSMDKDFVAATIQAIGRCATNIGKVRDTCLNGLVQLLSNRDELVVAESVVVIKKLLQMQPAQHSEIIKHMAKLTDNIQVPMARASILWLIGEYCEHVPKIAPDVLRKMAKSFTNEEDIVKLQVINLAAKLYLTNSKQSKLLTQYVLNLAKYDQNYDIRDRARFIRQLIVPTEKSGALNKYAKKLFLAQKPAPILESSFKDRDHFQLGSLSHLLNAKAVGYQELPDWPDEAPDPSVRNVEVPEWTKCTSREKRKEKVEKPFYSDSEGESGPTESADSEPESGSEENSSSSSSGSSSSGTEEEEEEEEEEDSGEQSEDKEEEEEEKRPKRKDKEGSHKAVLGSAGSPSEEEEEEGAKKSKKKVPQGRKGHAETSSEASTSESSSSGSDSGSEAEAKQRKVPPSSKASSKEISLLDLDDFTSPPPQPIPSSSIISTSLVTDLEGLTLTDTSLTPTLLSPAFSAVKTYELLHRMAGEGLAVEYCFSRRPFPGNPHMVAVQIQISNNTDTEVKNLRVNEPKPLSGMRIQEFPEIEHLAPGDTASVVMGIDFCDSTQAANFQLCTHTRQFYVSIQPPVGELMAPVFMSENEFKKEQGSRPRQ encoded by the exons ATGGCCGCCAGCCCGGCCTACGGCGAGGAGAAGGGcggctcctccagcctgggcGAGCCCGAGTACGGCCACGACCCCGCCAGCGGGGGCATCTTCTCCTCCGACTACAAGAG GCATGATGACCTCAAGGAGATGCTCGACAGCAACAAGGATTCACTCAAGCTGGAGGCCATGAAGAGGATTGTGGCG ATGATTGCCCGTGGTAAAAACGCCTCCGATCTCTTCCCAGCTGTGGTGAAAAATGTTGCCTGCAAGAACATTGAG GTGAAGAAGCTGGTGTACGTGTACCTGGTGCGCTATGCAGAGGAGCAACAGGATCTGGCCCTGCTCTCCATCTCCACCTTCCAGCGAGGACTCAAG GACCCCAACCAGCTGATCCGCGCCAGTGCCCTGCGGGTCCTGTCCAGCATCCGTGTGCCCATAATCGTGCCCATCATGATGCTGGCCATCAAGGAGGCCGCCTCAGACATGTCCCCGTATGTGCGCAAGACAGCTGCCCATGCCATCCCCAAGCTGTACAG CCTCGACTCAGACCAGAAGGACCAGCTCATCGAAGTGATTGAGAAGCTGCTGGCGGACAAAACCACG ctggtggCTGGCAGTGTGGTGATGGCATTCGAGGAGGTTTGCCCAGAGCGCATAGACCTCATCCACAAGAACTACCGCAAGCTCTGCAATCTGCTCATCGATGTGGAGGAGTGGGGGCAGGTGGTCATCATCAACATGCTGACCCGCTACGCCCGCACCCAGTTCCTCAGCCCCAACCAGAAC CAGGAGTCCTTGCTGGAGGAGAACACTGAGAAGGCTTTCTATGGCTCTGAGGAGGAGGACGCCAAGGATGCCAAGGCAGAGGCAGCCTCGTTGGCCAAGCGCAAGCCCTATGTCATGGACCCTGACCACCGCCTCCTCCTGCGCAACACCAagcccctgctgcagagccGCAACGCCGCA GTGGTGATGGCCGTGGCACAGCTCTACTTCCACCTGGCACCCAAGGCAGAGGTTGGAGTCATTGCCAAGGCGCTGGTACGGCTCCTGCGGAGTCACAG TGAGGTGCAGTATGTTGTGCTACAGAATGTGGCCACCATGTCCATCAAGCGGCGG GGGATGTTTGAGCCCTACCTGAAAAGCTTCTACATCCGCTCCACGGACCCCACACAGATCAAGATTCTCAAG CTGGAGGTCCTCACCAACCTGGCCAATGAGACCAACATCTCCACCATCCTGCGAGAGTTCCAG ACCTACATCCGCAGCATGGACAAGGACTTTGTGGCAGCCACCATCCAGGCCATTGGGCGCTGTGCCACCAACATCGGGAAGGTCCGGGACACCTGCCTTAATGGCCTGGTCCAGCTCCTCTCCAACAGGGATG AGCTGGTGGTGGCTGAATCCGTGGTGGTCATCAAAAAGCTGCTGCAGATGCAGCCGGCCCAGCACAGCGAGATCATCAAGCACATGGCCAAGCTCACTGACAACATCCAG GTGCCAATGGCACGGGCCAGCATCTTGTGGCTCATCGGCGAGTACTGTGAGCACGTGCCCAAGATCGCACCTGATGTGCTGCGCAAGATGGCCAAGTCCTTCACTAATGAGGAGGACATTGTCAAGCTGCAGGTCATCAATCTGGCAGCTAAGCTCTACCTGACCAACTCCAAGCAG AGCAAGCTGCTGACCCAGTATGTCCTCAACTTGGCCAAGTATGACCAGAATTATGACATCCGCGACCGGGCTCGCTTCATCCGCCAGCTCATCGTGCCCACTGAGAAGAGCGGGGCCCTCAATAAATACGCCAAGAAGCTCTTCCTGGCCCAAAAACCAGCTCCCATCTTGGAGTCTTCCTTCAAAG ATCGGGACCATTTCCAACTAGGCTCCCTGTCCCATCTGCTCAACGCTAAGGCTGTGGGCTACCAGGAGCTGCCCGACTGGCCGGACGAGGCCCCTGATCCCTCTGTGAGGAATGTGGAG GTTCCTGAGTGGACCAAGTGCACCAGCcgggagaagaggaaggagaaggtggagaagCCTTTCTACTCTGACTCAGAGGGCGAGTCAGGGCCCACGGAGTCAGCAGACAGTG AGCCTGAGTCCGGCAGTGaagagaacagcagcagcagcagctctggcagctccagctctggcaccgaggaggaggaggaggaagaggaggaggaagacagCGGGGAGCAGTCAGaggacaaggaggaggaggaggaggagaagaggccAAAGAGGAAGGACAAGGAAGGTTCCCATAAGGCAGTCTTGGGGAGCGCAGGCAG CCCCagcgaggaagaggaggaggaaggagcaaagAAGTCCAAGAAGAAGGTCCCGCAGGGGAGGAAGGGCCATGCTGAAACCTCATCAGAGGCCAGCACCTCCGagagcagctcctctggctcCGACTCAGGCTCCGAGGCAGAGGCCAAGCAGAGGAAGGTG ccccccagcagCAAGGCCAGCTCCAAGGAGATCTCCCTGCTTGATCTGGATGACT TCACTTCACCTCCTCCTCAGCCCATCCCCTCCAGCAGCATCATCTCCACCAGCCTGGTGACCGACCTGGAGGGCCTCACTCTCACCGACACCTCGCTGACACCCACC ctgctgAGCCCGGCGTTCAGTGCGGTGAAGACCTACGAGCTGCTGCACCGCATGGCAGGCGAGGGGCTTGCGGTTGAGTACTGCTTCAGCCGCCGGCCCTTCCCGGGCAACCCCCACATGGTGGCCGTCCAGATCCAGATCTCCAACAACACCGACACCGAGGTGAAGAACCTGCGAGTCAACGAACCCAAGCCACTATCCGGCATGCGGATACAGGAGTTCCCTGAGATCG AGCACCTGGCgccaggggacacagccagcgTGGTGATGGGCATCGACTTCTGTGACTCCACCCAGGCGGCAAACTTCCAGTTGTG cacccacacacGCCAGTTCTACGTCTCCATCCAGCCACCCGTGGGGGAGCTCATGGCCCCTGTCTTCATGAGCGAGAACGAGTTCAAGAAGGAGCAGG GTTCGCGGCCAAGACAGTGA